A single Cryomorphaceae bacterium DNA region contains:
- a CDS encoding Gfo/Idh/MocA family oxidoreductase, whose translation MKLKAGVLGAGHLGKIHIKLLIQSEEYELVGFYDADAENATAVSAEYGIPAFDTIEALIDAVDMVDIVTPTLSHYDCAVQALRKSKHLFIEKPITNTVAEAEELIRLAKEAGVKAQVGHVERFNPAFTTARPFINQPMFIETHRLAQFNPRGTDVPVVLDLMIHDLDIVLSIVKSSVKRVSASGVSVVSESPDIANARVEFDNGCVANLTSSRISMKNMRKTRIFQRDAYISVDFLTKETEIVRMKNVEGDLEDYAMVLDLENGNQKQIYFEKPDVPSNNAILDELNALAKAIQDNTETAVTLEDGHAALKLATDIVSKFNDELKPLSE comes from the coding sequence ATGAAGTTGAAAGCTGGCGTTCTTGGAGCGGGACATTTGGGAAAAATCCACATCAAGCTCCTAATCCAAAGTGAGGAGTATGAACTCGTTGGATTTTACGATGCCGACGCCGAAAATGCCACGGCCGTCTCTGCCGAATACGGCATTCCAGCCTTTGACACCATCGAGGCATTGATCGATGCCGTTGACATGGTGGACATCGTGACGCCTACCCTATCCCACTACGATTGCGCGGTTCAAGCCCTTCGTAAGTCCAAACACCTCTTTATCGAGAAGCCGATCACCAATACGGTGGCCGAAGCTGAGGAACTCATCCGTTTAGCGAAAGAGGCAGGAGTTAAAGCCCAAGTGGGGCACGTTGAGCGTTTCAACCCCGCCTTTACAACGGCTCGTCCATTCATCAACCAGCCCATGTTCATCGAAACGCATCGATTGGCTCAATTCAATCCGCGCGGAACGGATGTGCCGGTAGTTCTGGATTTGATGATTCACGACTTGGATATTGTACTGAGTATTGTGAAGAGTTCGGTGAAGCGCGTATCGGCCAGTGGAGTGAGCGTGGTGAGTGAAAGCCCAGATATTGCCAATGCACGCGTGGAGTTCGACAATGGCTGCGTCGCCAATTTGACGAGTAGTCGAATTTCGATGAAGAACATGCGCAAGACCCGCATTTTCCAGCGCGATGCTTATATCTCAGTCGATTTTCTGACAAAAGAGACAGAAATCGTACGGATGAAAAATGTTGAAGGAGATTTGGAAGATTACGCCATGGTTCTCGACCTCGAGAATGGCAATCAAAAGCAGATTTACTTCGAAAAGCCCGATGTACCTTCAAACAACGCGATTCTCGATGAACTCAATGCCTTGGCTAAAGCCATCCAAGACAACACCGAGACCGCCGTCACGTTAGAAGATGGACATGCTGCACTGAAATTGGCCACTGATATTGTGTCCAAATTCAACGATGAATTGAAGCCCTTGAGCGAGTGA
- a CDS encoding protein-L-isoaspartate(D-aspartate) O-methyltransferase, which produces MQDSPRHQGLRAKLIRQLAAKDIHSEAVLEAMQKVPRHFFFDTGFLEHAYEDKAFPIGAGQTISQPYTVAFQSELLDVHPGEKVLEIGTGSGYQSCVLLELGAKLYTIERQIELHNKTRVLFRKLNYNPKTFYGDGYKGLPAYAPFDKILVTAGAPHIPEALKEQLKVGGMLVIPVGFDEQIMTAVIRTSESEFETIEYGSFRFVPMLKDKE; this is translated from the coding sequence ATGCAAGATAGTCCAAGACATCAGGGTTTGCGCGCCAAATTGATTCGTCAACTGGCGGCCAAGGACATACATAGCGAAGCCGTCTTGGAGGCAATGCAAAAAGTACCCCGACATTTCTTTTTTGACACCGGTTTTTTGGAGCATGCCTACGAGGACAAGGCTTTCCCCATAGGCGCCGGCCAGACCATCTCCCAACCTTATACGGTTGCCTTTCAGAGCGAGTTGTTGGACGTGCATCCCGGAGAAAAAGTTCTAGAAATTGGCACGGGTTCCGGTTATCAAAGTTGTGTCCTGCTGGAATTGGGCGCAAAACTGTACACCATTGAGCGACAAATTGAGCTCCACAACAAGACTCGAGTCCTTTTCCGAAAGCTCAACTACAACCCCAAAACGTTTTACGGAGATGGGTATAAGGGGCTACCAGCCTATGCGCCCTTTGATAAAATCTTGGTAACGGCCGGGGCTCCGCACATCCCCGAAGCTTTAAAGGAGCAACTCAAGGTGGGTGGAATGCTGGTGATACCCGTTGGATTTGACGAGCAGATTATGACGGCGGTCATTCGAACCTCTGAATCTGAATTTGAGACCATCGAGTACGGCAGTTTCCGCTTTGTGCCTATGCTCAAGGATAAAGAGTAG
- the smpB gene encoding SsrA-binding protein SmpB has translation MSNEAINIVNRRARFEYELLDEFTAGIQLQGTEIKSLRTGQATLGEAYGMFIKDELWIRDMHIAEYKYGSYANHEPKRPRKLLLNRNELRKIQKRLGEKGLTVVPTRLFIDENGRAKLGIAVGRGKKSFDKRESIKKREDKRRIDRAMKR, from the coding sequence ATGTCGAATGAGGCTATCAATATCGTCAACCGCCGTGCGCGATTCGAGTATGAACTGCTCGATGAATTCACCGCAGGCATTCAGCTCCAGGGAACGGAAATCAAGAGTTTGAGGACCGGACAAGCCACCCTCGGTGAAGCCTATGGTATGTTCATCAAAGACGAGTTGTGGATTCGAGACATGCACATTGCCGAATATAAGTACGGCTCCTACGCCAATCACGAACCCAAGCGCCCGCGTAAGCTTTTGTTGAATCGGAACGAATTGCGCAAGATTCAGAAACGTCTTGGAGAAAAAGGGTTGACCGTTGTACCCACCCGGCTATTCATCGATGAAAATGGGCGTGCGAAGCTCGGCATCGCCGTGGGACGCGGTAAAAAGTCCTTCGACAAAAGGGAGTCGATTAAGAAGCGGGAAGACAAGCGCCGGATCGATCGCGCGATGAAACGCTAA
- a CDS encoding hydroxymethylglutaryl-CoA lyase, producing MSEKISIIDCPRDAMQGIKTFIPTDQKVDLLNAILQVGFPVVDFGSFVSPKAIPQMRDTAEVLNRLDLDRTSSELLAIVANVRGANDAASFAEISYLGYPFSISEEFQKRNTNRSIEESLHIVEEIQDIAFRHGKSLVVYLSMGFGNPYGETWSPELVIHWSERLEQMGIKTLALSDTIGSATPDIIDQLFRHLIPALPEVEFGAHLHTLPNEWRPKIDAAWNAGCRRFDGAIKGFGGCPMAKDDLTGNMPTEKLLSFATELKLDHGLNALAFESAYNQAVKTFPVE from the coding sequence ATGAGCGAAAAGATCAGCATCATCGACTGCCCTCGAGATGCCATGCAAGGCATCAAGACCTTCATCCCGACGGATCAAAAGGTAGATCTGCTGAATGCCATCTTGCAAGTGGGTTTTCCGGTAGTGGATTTCGGCTCTTTCGTCAGCCCAAAGGCTATTCCCCAGATGCGCGATACCGCTGAAGTACTGAATCGTCTAGACCTGGACCGAACCAGCTCGGAACTTTTGGCCATAGTCGCCAACGTTCGCGGAGCCAATGATGCGGCTAGTTTCGCGGAAATCAGCTACTTGGGCTATCCCTTCAGTATTAGTGAGGAATTTCAAAAGCGGAACACGAATCGGAGTATCGAGGAAAGTCTGCACATCGTTGAGGAAATTCAAGACATTGCTTTCCGTCATGGAAAGAGCCTGGTGGTGTACTTGTCCATGGGTTTTGGGAACCCCTATGGCGAGACTTGGTCTCCTGAACTCGTCATCCATTGGTCGGAACGCCTGGAGCAAATGGGCATCAAGACCCTGGCGCTCAGTGATACGATCGGATCGGCAACTCCCGACATCATTGATCAGCTGTTTCGTCACTTGATTCCCGCACTTCCCGAAGTGGAATTTGGAGCCCACTTACACACCCTCCCAAATGAATGGCGTCCCAAAATTGACGCCGCTTGGAATGCAGGTTGTCGTCGCTTTGACGGAGCTATAAAAGGTTTTGGCGGCTGTCCTATGGCCAAGGACGACTTGACCGGGAATATGCCCACAGAGAAGCTTTTGAGCTTTGCGACGGAGCTTAAATTGGATCACGGTCTCAATGCCCTGGCCTTTGAGTCGGCTTATAACCAGGCCGTTAAGACTTTTCCAGTCGAATAA
- a CDS encoding quinone-dependent dihydroorotate dehydrogenase → MYKAFIRPLLFLMPPERAHHFTFGLVKFLHRIPGVGAINRALFQVKHPKLERELFGIRFPNPVGLAAGFDKDAKLFRELGNYGFGFVEIGTLTPVGQPGNPQPRMFRLKEDTALINRMGFNNGGTAEAIERLKVERGDLIVGGNIGKNKVTPNEEATSDYEKCFEALFPYVDYFVVNVSSPNTPNLRALQDKEPLTALLMRLQELNTEKELRKPILLKIAPDLTDEQLDDIVDIVDETKIDGVIATNTTIDRSGLKMPDSDLEDIGAGGLSGAPVRERSTEVIRYLHQKSNGSFPIIGVGGVYTAEDALEKLKAGASLVQIYTGFIYEGPATVKRINKGLIKAL, encoded by the coding sequence ATGTATAAAGCCTTCATTCGACCGCTGCTTTTCCTCATGCCCCCAGAACGGGCTCACCACTTTACTTTCGGCCTTGTCAAGTTCCTCCACCGTATTCCAGGCGTGGGCGCTATCAACCGAGCCTTGTTTCAGGTAAAGCACCCCAAGCTAGAACGGGAACTCTTTGGAATCCGCTTTCCAAACCCTGTTGGTTTAGCAGCGGGATTCGACAAAGACGCTAAGCTATTTCGGGAACTCGGCAACTATGGTTTTGGCTTTGTTGAGATCGGAACGCTCACCCCGGTAGGGCAACCCGGAAACCCACAGCCCCGCATGTTCCGTCTGAAAGAAGACACCGCCTTGATTAATCGAATGGGCTTCAATAACGGAGGAACAGCGGAGGCTATTGAACGATTGAAGGTCGAACGCGGAGACCTCATTGTGGGGGGTAACATTGGCAAGAACAAGGTGACGCCCAACGAGGAAGCTACCAGTGATTATGAGAAGTGTTTTGAAGCCCTTTTCCCGTACGTCGACTACTTTGTGGTGAATGTCAGTTCTCCCAATACGCCCAACTTGCGAGCGCTTCAGGATAAGGAGCCTTTGACGGCACTCCTTATGCGGTTACAAGAACTCAACACCGAAAAAGAGCTACGTAAACCCATCTTGTTGAAGATTGCCCCTGACTTGACCGATGAACAGCTCGACGATATTGTGGACATCGTTGACGAAACAAAGATCGATGGGGTCATTGCGACGAACACGACCATTGATCGCAGTGGATTGAAGATGCCAGATAGCGATTTGGAAGACATTGGCGCGGGTGGGCTCTCCGGAGCACCCGTTCGTGAACGCTCAACCGAGGTCATCCGTTACCTGCACCAGAAAAGTAATGGATCCTTTCCCATCATAGGGGTTGGTGGAGTATACACTGCGGAGGACGCTTTAGAAAAGCTAAAAGCGGGTGCATCTCTTGTTCAGATCTATACCGGATTCATTTACGAAGGACCTGCTACGGTTAAACGCATTAATAAAGGATTGATAAAGGCGCTATGA
- a CDS encoding TonB-dependent receptor plug domain-containing protein gives MRKILALLLLSFSAYGQMDTNLLPEVDLWEVQVRKAIGAEEVRLDSSLKVGYFRLSESITAELPVYIKSYGPSAVATFSVRGTGAQHTDILWNGMSINSPMLGLYDLNLISPSAFDDVQFIYGGASLASGLSSFGGALNLSNKPRFEDHFDLGLQQVFGSYQTSHTDFNLSASNGRVFWRTRLLWDYSLNDFEYTNPRLPDSPTFVNEHAEVNQNQWIQEAGLALGERHHVIARLWLQQSNRKLPSLMSIYTDPDLESRSVQIDVQQRVQLEWNYTGRKWQSQLRSGASGWKIDFDGDESLAQTWQNQWRTVFTPDSLTSVESLVQYSLERGEAEAYPSGSAERHRWMAALSAQRSIGIVTMDAQVKQERVGEAWAPFQYQVGAAIVYGRGNRWKTSARIASQVRYPTLNDLFWGDQAGEGLSYEHSLQNELGQSYSATLGSIAVQIGLNGYANYISDYILWTPQNDLSWSASNVGDVQVLGAEASVEVERELGPGQTRLTASYSFTQSQDEQGNQLIFIPLHQARGRALYAVNSWTFSVLFVFRGKVHTDRDNDFYMPWYQTADARISYRWNWGRHRFSGFVQSANITNIEYQSLPLRPMPGRTVQLGLQWNLSNESF, from the coding sequence ATGCGCAAAATACTCGCTCTATTGCTGCTGTCCTTTTCGGCCTACGGCCAGATGGATACTAATCTGCTCCCCGAAGTAGACCTTTGGGAAGTTCAGGTGCGTAAGGCCATAGGAGCAGAGGAGGTTCGGCTTGATTCGTCTTTGAAGGTGGGGTATTTCCGCTTGTCGGAGTCCATTACCGCCGAACTTCCCGTGTACATCAAATCGTACGGTCCGTCTGCGGTCGCTACCTTTTCGGTCCGAGGGACAGGAGCTCAGCACACCGACATTCTCTGGAACGGGATGTCCATCAACAGCCCTATGTTGGGACTCTATGATCTCAACTTGATTAGCCCTTCGGCCTTTGACGATGTGCAGTTCATTTACGGTGGCGCGTCCCTCGCCTCGGGATTGAGTTCCTTTGGAGGAGCCTTAAACTTGAGCAATAAGCCTCGCTTTGAGGATCATTTCGATCTCGGGCTTCAACAGGTTTTTGGGAGTTACCAAACGAGTCACACCGATTTCAATTTATCCGCATCGAACGGGCGTGTATTTTGGCGTACACGGTTGTTGTGGGACTACAGCCTCAATGACTTTGAGTATACCAATCCGCGACTGCCCGATAGTCCGACCTTTGTCAATGAGCACGCCGAAGTCAATCAAAACCAGTGGATTCAAGAAGCCGGGTTGGCCCTAGGGGAAAGGCATCATGTGATTGCCCGACTGTGGCTTCAGCAAAGCAACCGCAAGCTGCCTTCGCTCATGTCCATTTACACAGACCCGGACTTGGAATCTCGAAGTGTGCAGATCGACGTGCAACAGCGCGTCCAGTTGGAATGGAATTACACTGGGCGAAAGTGGCAATCCCAGCTCCGATCTGGTGCATCGGGTTGGAAGATTGACTTCGACGGAGATGAGAGTCTTGCGCAAACATGGCAGAACCAATGGCGCACGGTTTTTACTCCAGATAGCCTTACTTCCGTGGAATCTTTGGTTCAATACAGCTTAGAACGCGGAGAGGCGGAAGCGTATCCGAGTGGGTCGGCCGAACGTCATCGCTGGATGGCGGCGCTCTCTGCACAGCGCTCTATAGGCATTGTTACCATGGATGCCCAGGTCAAGCAGGAACGTGTCGGTGAGGCATGGGCACCATTCCAGTATCAGGTTGGCGCCGCAATTGTCTATGGTCGAGGGAATCGTTGGAAGACTTCGGCCCGAATCGCCTCTCAGGTGCGCTACCCGACCCTGAACGACCTGTTTTGGGGTGACCAGGCAGGCGAGGGCTTGAGCTACGAACACAGTCTTCAAAATGAACTAGGGCAATCATACTCAGCTACCCTAGGATCTATAGCAGTGCAAATCGGCCTCAATGGTTATGCGAACTACATTTCGGACTACATTCTTTGGACGCCACAAAATGACCTGAGCTGGTCGGCTTCCAACGTCGGAGATGTTCAGGTGCTTGGAGCGGAGGCTTCGGTCGAGGTTGAACGTGAGTTAGGTCCTGGTCAGACGCGCTTAACCGCAAGTTACTCCTTCACCCAAAGCCAAGATGAACAGGGAAATCAGTTGATCTTTATACCGCTACATCAGGCTCGAGGTAGAGCACTGTACGCTGTAAACTCGTGGACTTTTTCCGTGCTTTTCGTCTTCCGTGGAAAAGTACACACGGACCGAGATAATGATTTCTACATGCCTTGGTATCAAACGGCGGACGCCCGGATTTCCTACCGATGGAACTGGGGACGTCACCGCTTTTCTGGATTCGTCCAAAGCGCGAACATCACGAATATTGAATATCAATCCTTGCCGCTGCGCCCTATGCCTGGACGAACGGTACAATTAGGACTCCAATGGAATCTAAGCAACGAATCCTTCTAG
- a CDS encoding TIGR03643 family protein, giving the protein MLDKLKPEEIDRVIEMAWEDRTPFEAIEFQFGLKENDVRALMRREMKESSFRMWRKRVKGRTAKHGALRSFTEGRFKSKNQK; this is encoded by the coding sequence ATGTTGGACAAGTTAAAACCAGAGGAAATCGACCGCGTCATCGAGATGGCCTGGGAAGATCGCACGCCTTTTGAAGCCATTGAATTTCAGTTCGGCCTCAAGGAGAATGACGTGCGCGCCTTGATGCGCCGCGAAATGAAGGAAAGCTCCTTTCGGATGTGGCGAAAGCGTGTCAAAGGCCGGACCGCAAAACACGGAGCGCTGCGGAGCTTTACTGAAGGCCGCTTTAAATCCAAGAACCAAAAGTAA
- a CDS encoding 3-hydroxybutyryl-CoA dehydrogenase → MKNITVIGAGTMGNGIAHVFAQTGYAVNLVDLNPEALERGIATITKNLDRMIAKEKISEDDKQATLGRLNPLTDLAEGCANADLVVEAATENVDLKLKIFAQLEEICGPDTVLATNTSSISITKIAAVTNRADKVIGMHFMNPVPIMKLVEVIRGYATSDAVTEQIMELSRNLGKVPVEVNDYPGFVANRILMPMINEAIISLHEGVAGVEEIDTVMKLGMAHPMGPLQLADFIGLDVCLSILNVLYEGLGNPKYAPCPLLVNMVTAGKMGVKSGEGFYDYSQGLKAAVLSPQFAK, encoded by the coding sequence ATGAAGAATATAACCGTAATCGGCGCAGGTACCATGGGAAATGGCATTGCGCACGTTTTTGCCCAAACAGGATATGCCGTCAACCTCGTTGATTTAAATCCAGAAGCTCTGGAGCGCGGTATCGCGACCATCACCAAAAATCTAGACCGCATGATCGCCAAGGAAAAGATTTCCGAAGACGATAAACAAGCTACACTAGGGCGATTAAACCCCCTTACGGATTTGGCTGAAGGCTGCGCAAATGCAGACCTCGTTGTGGAAGCGGCTACAGAGAACGTAGACCTAAAACTCAAGATCTTTGCCCAATTAGAAGAGATCTGTGGGCCGGATACTGTTCTTGCCACGAACACCTCTTCGATTTCCATCACCAAAATCGCCGCAGTGACCAATCGTGCGGACAAGGTGATCGGTATGCACTTTATGAACCCCGTTCCCATCATGAAGCTCGTTGAAGTCATTCGCGGTTACGCTACCAGCGACGCCGTCACCGAGCAAATCATGGAGCTCAGCCGTAATTTGGGTAAGGTTCCCGTAGAAGTCAATGACTATCCTGGTTTTGTGGCGAATCGCATACTGATGCCCATGATCAACGAGGCCATCATCAGTCTCCATGAAGGAGTAGCCGGTGTTGAAGAAATTGATACCGTGATGAAACTCGGTATGGCTCATCCAATGGGGCCACTTCAATTGGCTGATTTTATCGGTCTTGACGTTTGTCTTTCAATCCTCAACGTGTTGTACGAAGGGCTAGGCAACCCGAAATACGCGCCATGCCCACTGCTGGTGAACATGGTTACCGCCGGAAAAATGGGAGTAAAATCTGGTGAAGGTTTCTACGACTACAGTCAGGGGTTGAAAGCTGCCGTGCTCAGTCCTCAATTTGCGAAGTAA
- a CDS encoding T9SS type A sorting domain-containing protein produces MRLKFYSAGLLCGLAMWANAQVSELSDLTYFVGSGSDTAGLVIDFLDGNGSKAWGVLFNDSTDGESMLQALAAADPGFTISITSGFLNDIVYGPQQGLGGQPDYWGTWSGTPFFWTSNLGIGTAVMPGTWFGCSYMDFDPMIEPTLPVTAVDGPLSLVESDPLALSLYPVPLAGELNVAAAYPVRIQIYDATGKMVAQRGDDMQHHIPTGTWTSGVYLIVAETASGVRTVRRVVK; encoded by the coding sequence ATGCGATTAAAATTTTACTCAGCAGGGCTGTTGTGCGGCCTGGCCATGTGGGCAAACGCGCAAGTTTCAGAATTATCAGATTTAACCTATTTCGTCGGTTCGGGAAGTGATACCGCGGGCTTGGTCATTGATTTCCTTGATGGAAACGGATCAAAAGCCTGGGGCGTATTGTTTAACGACTCCACCGACGGAGAGAGCATGCTGCAAGCATTGGCGGCGGCGGATCCAGGGTTTACCATCAGCATTACCAGCGGGTTCTTGAACGATATAGTCTACGGTCCTCAGCAAGGGCTCGGCGGTCAGCCGGACTATTGGGGAACGTGGTCGGGGACACCCTTTTTCTGGACCTCAAATTTGGGTATCGGAACCGCGGTTATGCCCGGAACATGGTTTGGGTGCAGTTATATGGATTTCGATCCGATGATTGAGCCGACGTTACCGGTTACCGCCGTGGATGGGCCGTTAAGCCTTGTCGAAAGCGACCCGCTTGCACTGTCCTTGTACCCCGTTCCTCTTGCCGGAGAGCTCAATGTGGCTGCAGCTTATCCCGTTCGTATACAGATTTACGATGCCACGGGAAAGATGGTTGCTCAACGTGGAGATGACATGCAACATCACATCCCAACCGGGACTTGGACTTCTGGCGTATATTTGATTGTAGCGGAAACGGCGTCCGGCGTTCGGACGGTCCGCCGCGTGGTCAAATAA
- a CDS encoding sugar transferase produces the protein MNRPLHRLKYLFFDVLSAGGAWTLFFVYRKTVIESAKFGIRVPLDYDAKFYASLVAIILFWIGMYAASGYYRDIYRKSRLQELGQTMFYSIFGTVIIFFVLILDDTIVSYRSYYSSFFTLLGLHFGLTYLPRFFLTTHTARRIHRREIGFPTLLIGSNENAVILYLELEGARKSSGNSFVGFVSVENNIEFLASKELNHLGVYTELPEIIEKYEVEEVIIALESTEHSRIEEILNLLEAAPVVIKMIPDTYDILSGKVRMQSIFGTPLIEIQHELMPLWQFTIKRALDITLSILFMLLLSPVFLVTAVMTAFSSPGPIFYKQERVGLNRKPFYIIKFRSMFQDAEKAGPQLSSEQDPRITKWGRIMRKFRLDELPQLWNVLIGDMSFVGPRPERQFYIEQIEQEAPHYRHLHRVKPGITSWGMVKYGYAENVEEMIQRMKYDIIYIENMSLFIDIKILIYTILIVLQGRGK, from the coding sequence ATGAATAGACCTCTACACAGGCTCAAGTATCTGTTTTTTGACGTCCTATCCGCTGGTGGAGCGTGGACACTATTCTTCGTTTATCGTAAAACGGTTATCGAGAGCGCCAAATTTGGCATCCGAGTTCCTCTGGATTACGACGCCAAGTTCTACGCGAGTCTCGTAGCCATCATTCTCTTTTGGATCGGCATGTATGCTGCATCCGGATACTATCGAGATATCTACCGGAAATCTAGGCTTCAAGAATTGGGGCAAACGATGTTCTATTCGATTTTCGGAACGGTCATCATCTTCTTCGTGCTTATTCTTGACGACACTATTGTGAGCTACAGGAGCTACTACAGCTCGTTCTTTACCCTACTCGGCCTGCACTTTGGCCTTACCTATCTGCCGCGCTTCTTTTTGACGACGCATACCGCCAGGCGCATTCACCGCCGCGAAATTGGTTTTCCAACGTTGCTTATCGGCAGCAATGAAAACGCCGTCATTCTCTATCTGGAATTGGAAGGAGCCCGTAAATCCAGCGGAAATTCCTTTGTCGGTTTTGTCAGTGTAGAGAACAACATTGAATTCCTCGCTTCTAAAGAACTCAACCACCTCGGTGTATATACTGAGCTCCCTGAGATCATTGAGAAATACGAGGTCGAGGAAGTCATCATTGCGCTTGAGTCTACAGAACACAGTAGAATTGAAGAGATTCTGAACCTACTGGAAGCCGCGCCAGTAGTCATTAAGATGATCCCGGACACCTACGATATCCTCTCTGGAAAGGTGCGCATGCAATCCATCTTCGGTACGCCCCTGATTGAAATTCAACACGAGCTCATGCCGTTGTGGCAATTCACGATCAAAAGAGCCTTGGACATTACCTTGTCCATTCTCTTTATGCTCTTGTTGAGTCCAGTCTTCTTGGTTACCGCAGTCATGACGGCCTTTAGCTCGCCTGGCCCTATATTCTATAAGCAAGAGCGTGTTGGCCTGAATCGAAAGCCGTTCTACATCATCAAGTTCCGATCTATGTTCCAAGATGCCGAAAAGGCCGGACCTCAATTGTCCAGCGAACAAGATCCGCGGATCACCAAATGGGGCCGTATCATGAGAAAGTTTCGACTGGATGAACTCCCTCAACTGTGGAACGTATTGATTGGAGATATGAGCTTTGTAGGTCCGCGTCCCGAACGCCAATTCTACATTGAGCAGATTGAACAAGAAGCGCCTCATTATCGTCACTTACATCGGGTTAAGCCCGGAATCACAAGCTGGGGAATGGTAAAGTACGGTTATGCTGAGAATGTAGAAGAGATGATTCAACGCATGAAGTACGACATCATATACATCGAGAACATGTCGCTCTTTATCGATATTAAAATTTTGATTTACACCATACTCATCGTCTTGCAAGGACGGGGTAAATAA
- a CDS encoding FAD-binding oxidoreductase gives MSLFSHWEKRAVEEKVDLVIIGSGIVGLSSALSYRKLHPKARIRVVERGIFPNGASTKNAGFACLGSPTELLSDLSKRSEDEVIDTLAMRYEGLQKLFNWVPREDCEYEACGGFELFRPSDADSWRQVQDEKDRLNRLYQQATGQSESIRLHSGNSDFPEMLGTAELRLEGALNPWLLVQGLLRQANKAGIQVWNNVEVTNWEDSASEVIISTSIGNVKTNKLLVCTNGLTGRIISGLDLQPARAQVLVAQTKEPISWKGTYHLEEGFYYFRPIDEHRVLLGGARHLDFKGENSDIIETSNLIQSNLELLLEQSILAGKNFQIEHRWAGIMAVGSGKKPIVRRITDRVGCAVRMGGMGVAIGAEVGDRSAGLWD, from the coding sequence ATGAGCCTATTTTCTCATTGGGAAAAACGCGCTGTCGAGGAAAAAGTCGATCTGGTCATTATTGGCTCCGGCATCGTTGGCCTAAGCAGTGCCCTCTCCTACCGCAAACTTCATCCGAAAGCTAGGATCCGCGTTGTTGAACGCGGGATTTTCCCTAATGGCGCAAGCACTAAAAACGCCGGATTCGCCTGTTTGGGCTCACCTACAGAACTATTGAGCGATCTCTCTAAGCGATCAGAAGATGAAGTTATTGATACACTCGCCATGCGCTACGAGGGGCTTCAAAAGCTCTTTAATTGGGTGCCACGCGAGGATTGTGAATACGAAGCATGTGGAGGATTCGAGCTTTTTCGCCCTTCGGATGCAGACTCCTGGAGGCAGGTACAGGATGAAAAAGATCGGCTTAATCGATTGTACCAGCAAGCTACTGGTCAATCGGAGTCTATAAGACTGCACTCAGGTAATTCGGATTTCCCGGAGATGTTGGGCACCGCAGAACTAAGGCTTGAAGGAGCATTGAACCCTTGGTTGTTGGTTCAAGGGTTATTGCGTCAGGCAAATAAGGCGGGTATCCAAGTCTGGAACAATGTAGAGGTCACAAACTGGGAAGATTCAGCATCAGAAGTGATCATTTCGACATCGATTGGGAATGTAAAAACCAATAAGCTCTTGGTGTGTACCAATGGTCTGACTGGGCGCATTATTTCTGGATTGGATCTCCAACCTGCTCGCGCCCAAGTATTGGTCGCTCAGACGAAGGAACCCATTTCATGGAAAGGCACATATCATCTAGAAGAGGGCTTCTACTACTTTCGTCCTATAGACGAGCATCGAGTCCTTCTAGGGGGAGCACGTCACCTGGACTTCAAAGGAGAGAACAGTGACATTATCGAAACCAGTAATTTGATTCAGAGTAACTTAGAACTATTACTTGAACAATCAATTCTAGCAGGAAAGAACTTCCAAATTGAGCATCGATGGGCTGGAATCATGGCTGTAGGATCCGGGAAAAAGCCCATTGTTAGGCGAATCACGGACCGGGTTGGTTGTGCGGTTCGCATGGGTGGAATGGGTGTGGCTATTGGAGCAGAAGTCGGCGATCGGTCCGCCGGCCTGTGGGATTGA